Proteins encoded together in one Juglans regia cultivar Chandler chromosome 9, Walnut 2.0, whole genome shotgun sequence window:
- the LOC108994310 gene encoding exopolygalacturonase-like: MSLTIFLGWVCLLMSSLPQFPSESQGPPKFFNVMEYGAIADGVTDNSEAFLKAWKEACEWKGRARVFVPLGKIFTVNSMMFEGPCKGQMAFVIRGILKAPTDPSKFLLTDKWINFRYIDNLTVSGGGTLDGQGKVAWPYNDCKKNSHCPALPATMRFDFVRNARVHHLRSIDSKNTHFILFGCQDMNISHVRISAPGDSPNTDGIKIGSSQRIGISHSIIGTGDDCISMLPGTREVNISDVVCGPGHGISVGSLGKSGDEDALSGIAIKNCTFRGTSDGVRIKTWAYPMLKDTEASNFVYEDIFMDNVGNPIIIDQQYCPVPPCEFVASRVQISNITYRNIWGSSGSKVAVTLRCSQTRPCNNVVLEDINLSYLSGNEGNATALCSHVNGHALGKQNPASCL; this comes from the exons ATGAGTCTGACAATTTTTCTCGGTTGGGTTTGCTTGCTAATGTCCAGCTTGCCGCAATTCCCTTCAGAATCTCAAGGCCCACCCAAGTTTTTCAACGTGATGGAATATGGTGCAATTGCAGATGGAGTCACAGACAACAGTGAG GCATTTCTGAAGGCATGGAAGGAAGCATGTGAATGGAAAGGAAGGGCAAGAGTCTTTGTCCCATTGGGAAAAATATTCACTGTGAACTCGATGATGTTTGAGGGTCCTTGCAAAGGGCAGATGGCATTTGTGATCAGAGGGATTCTCAAGGCTCCAACAGATCCATCCAAGTTCTTACTTACTGATAAATGGATAAATTTCAGATACATAGATAATTTGACAGTGAGTGGCGGCGGCACCTTGGACGGCCAAGGAAAGGTGGCTTGGCCTTACAATGACTGCAAAAAGAATTCTCATTGCCCAGCTCTTCCCGCT ACAATGAGATTCGATTTTGTTAGGAACGCACGAGTTCATCACTTGAGATCCATTGACAGTAAGAACACCCATTTTATCCTATTCGGATGTCAGGACATGAACATCAGTCATGTCAGAATATCGGCTCCCGGTGACAGCCCCAACACCGACGGGATCAAGATTGGAAGCTCACAGCGCATTGGAATCTCACATTCGATTATCGGTACCGGCGATGACTGCATATCTATGCTGCCCGGAACTAGAGAGGTCAATATTTCCGATGTTGTTTGTGGACCTGGGCATGGAATTAGCGTTGGGAGCCTCGGAAAATCCGGGGATGAAGATGCTTTGTCTGGTATTGCCATAAAAAATTGCACCTTCCGGGGTACTTCAGATGGAGTGAGAATCAAAACATGGGCTTATCCAATGCTCAAGGACACTGAGGCTtctaattttgtatatgaagatATTTTCATGGATAATGTCGGCAATCCCATCATTATCGATCAACAATATTGCCCTGTCCCTCCTTGCGAGTTTGTG GCCTCTCGAGTGCAAATCAGCAATATCACATACAGAAACATCTGGGGAAGTTCTGGATCGAAAGTCGCAGTTACTCTCAGATGTAGCCAGACGAGACCATGCAACAACGTGGTGTTGGAAGACATCAATCTGTCTTACCTGAGCGGCAATGAAGGAAATGCAACTGCGTTGTGTTCTCACGTCAATGGACATGCCCTTGGCAAACAAAACCCTGCATCTTGCCTATAG
- the LOC108994312 gene encoding exopolygalacturonase-like, translating to MSETFFLGWVCLLMSLLQCTVESHGPPKSFNVMEYGAIADGATDNSEPFLKAWKEACEWKGRARVLVPQGKIFMVNSIMFEGPCEGHEMEFVISGTLKAPTDPSKFLTENWINFRYIDNLTVSGSGTLDGQGKVAWPYNDCRKNPHCPALPVTMRFDFVRNARVHHLRSIDSKNAHFIIFGCQDMNISNINISAPGDSPNTDGIKIGNSQRIGIAHSIIGTGDDCIAMLPGTREVNISDVVCGPGHGISIGSLGKSGDEDVLSGIVVKNCTFLGTSDGVRIKTWANPMLKDTQAFNFVYEDIFMDNVGNPIIIDQQYCPVPPCKFVPSRVQISNVTYRNIWGSSGSKVAVTLRCSQTRPCNNVVLEDINLSYGRGNEGNATALCSHVNGHALGKQNPASCL from the exons ATGAGTGAGACATTTTTTCTTGGTTGGGTTTGCTTGCTAATGTCTCTGCTGCAATGCACTGTAGAATCTCACGGCCCACCCAAGTCTTTCAACGTGATGGAATATGGTGCAATTGCAGATGGAGCCACAGACAACAGTGAG CCATTTCTGAAGGCATGGAAGGAAGCATGTGAATGGAAAGGAAGGGCAAGAGTTTTGGTCCCACAGGGAAAAATATTCATGGTGAACTCGATAATGTTTGAGGGTCCTTGCGAAGGGCATGAGATGGAATTTGTGATCAGTGGGACTCTCAAGGCTCCAACAGATCCATCCAAGTTCTTAACTGAGAATTGGATTAATTTCAGATACATTGATAATTTGACAGTGAGTGGCAGCGGCACCTTGGACGGCCAAGGAAAGGTGGCTTGGCCTTACAATGACTGCCGCAAGAATCCTCATTGTCCAGCTCTTCCTGTT ACAATGAGATTCGATTTTGTCAGGAACGCACGAGTTCATCACTTAAGATCCATTGACAGCAAGAACGCCCATTTTATCATATTCGGATGTCAGGACATGAACATCAGTAATATCAACATATCAGCCCCCGGTGACAGCCCCAACACCGACGGGATAAAGATTGGAAACTCACAGCGCATCGGAATCGCACATTCGATTATCGGTACCGGCGATGACTGCATAGCCATGCTACCCGGAACCAGAGAGGTCAATATTTCCGATGTTGTTTGTGGACCTGGGCACGGAATAAGCATCGGGAGCCTCGGAAAATCCGGAGATGAAGATGTTTTGTCGGGTATTGTCGTAAAAAACTGCACCTTCCTGGGTACTTCAGATGGAGTGAGAATCAAAACATGGGCTAATCCAATGCTCAAGGACACTCAggcttttaattttgtatatgaagatATTTTCATGGATAATGTCGGCAATCCCATCATTATTGATCAACAATATTGCCCTGTCCCTCCTTGCAAGTTTGTG CCCTCTCGAGTGCAAATCAGCAATGTCACGTACAGAAACATCTGGGGAAGTTCTGGATCGAAAGTCGCAGTTACTCTCAGATGTAGCCAGACGAGACCATGCAATAACGTAGTGCTGGAAGATATCAATCTGTCTTACGGGAGGGGAAATGAAGGAAATGCAACTGCGTTGTGTTCTCACGTCAATGGACATGCCCTTGGCAAACAAAACCCTGCATCTTGCCTATAG